In Pseudomonas alcaliphila JAB1, a single window of DNA contains:
- the ubiM gene encoding 5-demethoxyubiquinol-8 5-hydroxylase UbiM — protein MSPDIVIVGAGPAGLCLACALSGHGLSIVVLERQAEQALAEPAFDGREIALTHGSQALLERLGLWARLPAVDIAVLRDAQVFNGPSLFALKIRAEQAGAERLGHLVANQAIRSAAYQAVSECADVQLLCETSVRAIQQGEHEVKLVLQDGQVLQPRLLVAADSRFSETRRQLGIGAQLKDFGKSMLVCRMQHEQDHQQVAWEWFGYGQTLALLPLNGRQSSVVLTLPPREIERLQKLDEASFAREMEQRFDRRLGAMQLLSSRHIYPLVGAYARRMVGNRCALLGDAAVGMHPVTAHGFNFGLIGVQLLSEALLAAYGKRQDIGAVAPLARYERQLRLATWPLYQATNLLVELYTNDHLPARLLRGAGLRVAQGLLPLKKGIARHLTAQA, from the coding sequence ATGTCACCCGATATCGTCATCGTCGGCGCCGGCCCGGCCGGCCTGTGCCTGGCATGCGCCCTGTCCGGGCATGGCCTGTCCATCGTGGTACTGGAACGCCAGGCCGAGCAGGCCCTGGCCGAACCGGCCTTCGACGGCCGCGAGATCGCCCTCACTCATGGCTCGCAGGCGCTGCTCGAACGCCTGGGGCTGTGGGCACGCCTGCCTGCCGTCGACATTGCCGTGCTGCGCGACGCCCAGGTATTCAACGGCCCCTCGCTGTTCGCCCTGAAGATCCGGGCCGAGCAGGCCGGTGCCGAGCGCCTCGGCCATCTGGTGGCCAACCAGGCCATTCGCAGCGCCGCCTATCAGGCGGTAAGCGAATGCGCCGATGTGCAATTGCTGTGCGAAACCAGCGTGCGCGCCATCCAACAAGGCGAGCATGAAGTGAAGCTGGTACTGCAGGACGGCCAGGTGCTGCAACCACGCTTGCTGGTCGCCGCCGACAGCCGTTTCTCGGAAACCCGCCGTCAGCTAGGCATCGGTGCGCAGCTCAAGGACTTCGGCAAGAGCATGCTGGTGTGCCGCATGCAGCATGAACAAGATCACCAGCAAGTGGCCTGGGAATGGTTCGGCTATGGCCAGACCCTGGCCCTGCTGCCGCTCAATGGCCGGCAATCGTCCGTGGTGCTGACCTTGCCGCCGCGCGAAATAGAACGCCTGCAGAAACTCGACGAAGCCAGCTTCGCCCGCGAGATGGAGCAACGCTTCGACCGCCGCCTGGGCGCCATGCAACTGCTCAGCAGCCGCCACATTTACCCGCTGGTGGGCGCCTATGCGCGGCGCATGGTCGGCAATCGCTGCGCCCTGCTCGGCGATGCCGCCGTAGGCATGCACCCGGTCACCGCGCATGGCTTCAACTTCGGTCTGATTGGCGTGCAGCTGCTCAGCGAGGCGCTACTTGCCGCCTATGGCAAACGCCAGGACATCGGCGCGGTGGCCCCACTGGCCCGCTACGAGCGCCAGCTGCGTCTGGCTACCTGGCCGCTGTACCAGGCCACCAACCTGCTGGTGGAGCTGTACACCAACGACCACCTGCCCGCCCGCCTGCTGCGCGGCGCCGGCCTGCGTGTGGCGCAGGGTCTGCTGCCGTTGAAGAAGGGCATTGCTCGCCACCTGACCGCCCAGGCCTGA
- a CDS encoding chalcone isomerase family protein, giving the protein MATLIRPLPPAVLLFLLLLGQPVQATTQDGWREQLPQASLVGSGDFSWFGFSVYNAKLWSPVQRVDFSQPFALELTYRRSISRETLVDTSLDEIRRINGEPLDSEQQSVWTKQMSQAFVDVKDGTRITGVFLPGEGCRFYVDGELQHVIDDPEFARAFFSIWLDPQTRSPKLRAALLGLNP; this is encoded by the coding sequence ATGGCCACCCTGATTCGACCTCTGCCCCCTGCCGTATTGCTGTTTTTGCTGCTGCTCGGCCAGCCAGTGCAAGCCACCACCCAGGACGGCTGGCGTGAACAACTACCGCAGGCCAGTCTGGTGGGTAGCGGCGACTTCAGCTGGTTCGGTTTCTCGGTCTACAACGCCAAGTTGTGGAGCCCAGTGCAGCGCGTGGATTTCTCTCAGCCCTTCGCCCTGGAACTGACCTACCGGCGCAGCATCAGCCGGGAAACCCTGGTCGATACCAGCCTCGACGAAATTCGCCGGATCAACGGCGAGCCCCTCGACAGCGAACAGCAAAGCGTCTGGACGAAACAGATGAGCCAGGCGTTCGTCGACGTGAAGGATGGCACGCGCATCACCGGCGTATTCCTGCCCGGCGAGGGCTGCCGCTTCTACGTCGACGGTGAGTTGCAGCACGTGATCGACGACCCGGAGTTCGCCCGCGCCTTCTTCTCCATCTGGCTCGACCCGCAGACCCGCAGCCCGAAACTGC
- the mapR gene encoding GntR family transcriptional regulator MpaR (MapR regulates genes involved in Pseudomonas quinolone signal (PQS) production and anthranilate metabolism) gives MKRYEKFADEIAELIRTGVLGPGEKVPSVRHASRTYGVSPSTVFQAYYLLEDRGLIQARARSGYFVREHAKRPLHEPGLTAHAAQTTEVDVSELVFSVLASLKDPHTVPFGSAFPSPDLFPLPRLAKSMAHALRRLSPHEIIADMTAGNADLRRQIALRYMVSGVMLPMEELVISNGAMEALNLCLQCVTQPGDLVAIESPTFYACLQVLERLQLKAVEIPVHPREGIDLGALSESLKQLPIKACWFMSSLQNPLGASMSEEKKQALYELLVEHQVPLIEDDVYAELYFGSHPPKPVKSFDRDGLVMHCSSFSKSLAPGYRIGWVAGGRYAEQIARLKLMTTISPSVPAQTALADYLQHGGYDRHLRKLRHALEMQQSAMLASAARHFPASTRVTRPSGGYFLWFEFPERLDSLQLLRLALAQGISLAPGPIFSASQGFRHCARLNYGHPWNPRSEQAMEVLGRLVAGLL, from the coding sequence ATGAAACGCTACGAAAAATTCGCCGACGAGATTGCCGAGCTGATTCGTACCGGCGTGCTCGGCCCTGGCGAGAAGGTGCCCTCAGTGCGCCATGCCAGCCGCACCTACGGCGTCAGCCCGTCCACCGTGTTCCAAGCCTACTACCTGCTGGAAGATCGCGGCCTGATCCAGGCGCGCGCCCGCTCCGGCTACTTCGTGCGTGAACACGCCAAGCGCCCCTTGCACGAACCGGGGCTGACCGCCCACGCCGCGCAAACCACCGAGGTCGACGTCAGCGAGCTGGTGTTCTCCGTGCTCGCCTCGCTCAAGGACCCGCACACCGTACCCTTCGGCTCGGCATTCCCCAGCCCGGATCTGTTCCCCCTGCCGCGTCTGGCCAAGAGCATGGCGCACGCGCTGCGCAGGCTCTCGCCGCACGAGATCATCGCCGACATGACCGCCGGCAACGCCGACCTGCGCCGGCAGATCGCCCTGCGTTACATGGTCAGCGGCGTGATGCTGCCGATGGAGGAGCTGGTGATCAGCAACGGCGCCATGGAGGCGCTCAACCTCTGCCTGCAGTGCGTCACCCAGCCGGGCGACCTGGTGGCTATCGAATCGCCGACCTTCTACGCCTGCCTGCAGGTGCTGGAGCGGCTGCAGCTCAAGGCCGTGGAAATCCCCGTGCACCCGCGCGAGGGCATCGACCTGGGCGCCCTGTCGGAGAGCCTGAAGCAACTGCCGATCAAGGCCTGCTGGTTCATGAGCAGCCTGCAGAACCCGCTGGGCGCGAGCATGAGCGAGGAGAAGAAGCAGGCGCTGTATGAGTTGCTGGTCGAACACCAGGTACCGCTGATCGAAGACGACGTGTACGCCGAGCTGTACTTCGGCAGCCACCCGCCCAAGCCGGTGAAGAGCTTCGACCGCGACGGGCTGGTGATGCATTGCAGCTCCTTCTCCAAGAGCCTGGCGCCGGGCTATCGCATCGGCTGGGTGGCCGGTGGGCGCTATGCCGAGCAGATCGCCCGGCTCAAGCTGATGACCACCATCTCGCCCTCGGTACCGGCCCAGACGGCATTGGCCGACTACCTGCAGCACGGCGGCTACGACCGCCACCTGCGCAAGCTGCGCCACGCCCTGGAAATGCAGCAAAGCGCGATGCTCGCCTCTGCCGCCCGGCACTTCCCCGCCAGCACGCGGGTCACGCGACCTTCGGGTGGCTACTTCCTCTGGTTCGAATTCCCCGAACGCCTGGATTCGCTACAACTGCTGCGCCTGGCCCTGGCCCAGGGCATAAGCCTGGCGCCGGGGCCGATCTTCTCCGCCAGCCAGGGCTTTCGCCACTGCGCACGGCTGAACTACGGCCACCCGTGGAACCCGCGCAGCGAACAGGCCATGGAAGTGCTCGGGCGCCTGGTGGCGGGGTTGTTGTAG
- the ccoG gene encoding cytochrome c oxidase accessory protein CcoG: protein MTELIPVRAVESIDPAKPTRLTPAQAGGPIHTRSFTGRFRNLRLLGAGLLFLLFFGTAWIDWNGRQAVLWDLDNRQFHIFGATFWPQDFILLSAILIIAAFGLFFITVLAGRVWCGYACPQSVWTWIFMRVEQITEGDRGQRIKLDAAPWSLQKLARRSAKHGLWLVVSLVTALAFVGYFTPVRQLTVDLATFQVGATTAFWVLFFTAATYINAGWLREKVCRDMCPYSRFQSVMFDSDTLVISYDAARGETRGPRRKDADYKAEGLGDCIDCTMCVQVCPTGIDIRDGLQLECIGCGACVDACDSVMDKLGYARGLVRYSSENELAGGKTHWLRPRLIGYAAMLAVMIGAFTWALAERPLISLDVTRDRGLFRENALGQIENIYSLKIINKTQQARSYAISLVESGDFELHGPRTLNLAPGEIRDLPVSVALTASHNPAGPQTVRFEVRDQADSQSHVSTKSTFLAPLR from the coding sequence ATGACCGAGCTGATCCCCGTGCGGGCCGTCGAGAGCATCGACCCCGCCAAACCCACTCGCCTGACGCCGGCCCAGGCCGGCGGCCCGATCCATACGCGCAGTTTCACCGGGCGCTTTCGCAACCTGCGCCTGCTCGGTGCAGGCCTGCTGTTCCTGTTGTTCTTCGGTACCGCCTGGATCGACTGGAATGGCCGCCAGGCGGTGCTCTGGGACTTGGATAACCGCCAGTTCCATATCTTCGGCGCGACCTTCTGGCCACAGGATTTCATTCTGCTCTCGGCGATCCTGATCATCGCCGCCTTCGGCCTGTTCTTCATCACCGTGCTGGCCGGCCGGGTGTGGTGCGGCTACGCCTGCCCACAGAGCGTGTGGACCTGGATCTTCATGCGTGTCGAGCAGATCACCGAGGGCGACCGCGGCCAGCGCATCAAGCTCGACGCCGCGCCCTGGTCGCTGCAGAAGCTGGCCCGGCGCAGCGCCAAGCACGGCCTGTGGCTGGTGGTGAGCCTGGTCACGGCACTGGCCTTCGTCGGCTACTTCACCCCAGTGCGTCAGTTGACGGTGGACCTGGCGACCTTCCAAGTCGGTGCCACCACGGCCTTCTGGGTGCTGTTCTTCACTGCCGCCACCTATATCAATGCCGGCTGGCTGCGCGAGAAGGTGTGCCGCGACATGTGCCCCTACTCGCGCTTCCAGAGCGTGATGTTCGACAGCGATACACTGGTCATCTCCTACGACGCCGCCCGTGGCGAAACCCGTGGCCCGCGCCGCAAGGACGCCGACTACAAGGCCGAAGGTCTGGGCGACTGCATCGACTGCACGATGTGCGTACAGGTCTGCCCCACCGGCATCGACATCCGCGACGGCCTGCAACTGGAATGCATCGGCTGCGGCGCCTGCGTCGATGCCTGCGACAGCGTGATGGACAAGCTCGGCTATGCCCGCGGCCTGGTGCGCTACAGCTCCGAGAACGAGCTGGCCGGCGGCAAGACCCACTGGTTGCGCCCGCGCCTGATCGGCTACGCGGCGATGTTGGCGGTGATGATCGGCGCCTTCACCTGGGCCCTGGCCGAACGCCCGCTGATCTCGCTGGACGTGACCCGTGACCGTGGCCTGTTCCGCGAGAACGCTCTGGGCCAGATCGAAAACATCTACAGCCTGAAGATCATCAACAAGACCCAGCAAGCGCGCAGCTATGCCATCAGCCTGGTCGAGTCCGGCGACTTCGAGCTGCATGGCCCGCGCACATTGAACCTGGCGCCGGGGGAGATTCGCGACCTGCCGGTGAGCGTTGCGCTAACGGCCTCGCACAACCCTGCCGGGCCGCAAACCGTCCGCTTCGAGGTACGCGACCAGGCCGATTCGCAGAGCCATGTGAGCACCAAGAGCACCTTCCTCGCGCCGCTGCGCTAA
- a CDS encoding cbb3-type cytochrome c oxidase subunit 3 → MLAEAWWMIALAVFFLGVQLSLGRSSQRDLNEATMLPFADDPEVARRVERNTGRSTRGCACPGTCSGSCEHQGQQEF, encoded by the coding sequence ATGCTGGCTGAAGCCTGGTGGATGATCGCCCTGGCGGTGTTCTTCCTCGGCGTGCAACTGAGCCTCGGGCGCAGCAGCCAGCGTGACCTCAACGAGGCCACCATGCTGCCGTTTGCCGACGATCCCGAAGTGGCCCGACGGGTCGAGCGCAATACCGGGCGCAGCACCCGCGGCTGCGCCTGCCCCGGTACGTGCAGCGGGAGCTGCGAGCATCAGGGACAGCAGGAGTTCTGA
- a CDS encoding TIGR04211 family SH3 domain-containing protein: MFLSRHAPLQPRILGACLLLGGLLGGVQPSLAEEAASNQRWVSDSLNTYVRSGPTDGYRIVGTLVSGEKVELLRTQGDYSQVRSASGSTVWIPSRDLQSVPGQTERLPQLEQKVADLSAELKGIDDAWKARVQGMQETLDTRKNLIDELQVARGALDAELTTTRSQLRDAQAQLGEEQQQVLMRYMAYGGSIAGAGLLLGLILPTMLRVKRKRNDQWV; this comes from the coding sequence ATGTTTTTATCTCGTCATGCTCCACTCCAACCCCGCATTCTCGGTGCCTGCCTGCTGCTCGGTGGCCTGCTTGGCGGCGTGCAGCCGTCACTGGCGGAAGAGGCCGCCAGTAACCAGCGCTGGGTCAGCGACAGCCTCAATACCTACGTGCGCAGTGGCCCTACCGATGGCTACCGGATTGTCGGCACCCTGGTGTCCGGGGAAAAAGTCGAGCTGTTGCGTACACAGGGCGACTACAGCCAGGTGCGCAGCGCCAGCGGCAGTACGGTATGGATTCCCAGTCGCGACCTGCAATCGGTACCAGGCCAGACTGAACGCCTGCCGCAACTGGAACAGAAAGTCGCCGACCTCAGCGCTGAGCTCAAAGGCATCGACGATGCCTGGAAGGCTCGTGTGCAAGGCATGCAGGAAACCCTCGATACGCGCAAGAACCTGATCGACGAACTGCAGGTCGCCCGCGGCGCGCTGGACGCCGAGCTGACCACCACCCGTTCACAGCTGCGTGATGCCCAGGCGCAACTGGGTGAGGAGCAGCAGCAGGTGCTGATGCGCTACATGGCCTATGGCGGTAGCATCGCCGGCGCCGGGCTGCTGCTCGGGCTAATCCTACCGACCATGCTGCGGGTCAAGCGCAAGCGTAATGATCAGTGGGTCTGA
- a CDS encoding glucokinase has translation MKLALVGDIGGTNARFALWRDEQLEAVQVLPTADFAGPEQAIVAYLHAQGLPLGSIGSVCLACAGPVSGNLFRFTNNHWRIDRTAFCEALQIDRLLMINDFSAMALGMTRIAEHERVQVCPGEPQADRPALVIGAGTGLGVGTLLEQADGRWLVLPGEGGHVDLPIGSPREVELWQILYRQLGHVRAEDVLSGNGLLVLYRAICELDGQPLLHATPAAITAAGLAGEPVAAAVLEQFSCWLGRAAGNNVLTLGARGGVYIVGGVVPRFAERFLASGFAKSFRDKGCMSHYLDGIPVWLVTAEYPGLTGAGVALQQASERSP, from the coding sequence GTGAAACTGGCTCTGGTCGGCGATATCGGTGGTACCAACGCACGCTTTGCCCTGTGGCGTGACGAGCAACTGGAGGCGGTGCAGGTTCTGCCGACCGCCGATTTCGCAGGGCCGGAACAGGCCATCGTCGCCTATCTGCACGCCCAGGGGCTGCCGCTGGGGTCTATCGGCTCGGTGTGCCTGGCCTGCGCCGGGCCGGTCAGCGGCAACCTGTTCCGCTTCACCAACAATCACTGGCGTATCGACCGTACGGCGTTCTGCGAGGCGTTGCAGATCGACCGCTTGCTGATGATCAACGACTTCTCCGCCATGGCCCTGGGTATGACCCGCATCGCCGAGCATGAGCGTGTGCAGGTGTGCCCGGGCGAGCCGCAGGCAGACCGTCCGGCCTTGGTGATCGGCGCCGGCACCGGTCTGGGCGTCGGGACGCTGCTGGAGCAGGCCGATGGTCGCTGGCTGGTGTTGCCGGGGGAGGGTGGTCACGTTGATCTACCCATCGGCAGCCCGCGCGAGGTCGAGCTCTGGCAGATTCTTTATCGGCAACTGGGCCATGTGCGCGCCGAAGACGTGCTCAGTGGCAACGGCCTGCTGGTGCTGTATCGAGCCATCTGTGAGCTGGACGGTCAGCCTTTGCTGCACGCGACGCCAGCGGCCATCACTGCCGCAGGTCTGGCCGGCGAGCCCGTCGCCGCTGCGGTGCTGGAACAGTTCAGTTGCTGGCTCGGCCGCGCTGCTGGCAACAATGTCCTGACGTTGGGCGCGCGCGGTGGGGTGTACATCGTCGGCGGCGTGGTGCCGCGTTTTGCCGAGCGTTTTCTTGCCAGCGGTTTTGCCAAGAGTTTCCGCGACAAGGGTTGCATGAGCCATTACCTTGACGGCATTCCGGTGTGGCTGGTGACGGCTGAGTACCCCGGCCTGACCGGCGCCGGCGTGGCCTTGCAACAGGCGTCGGAGCGTAGCCCGTAG
- the ccoN gene encoding cytochrome-c oxidase, cbb3-type subunit I: MQSAAPHPAYNYKVVRQFTIMTLFWGVVGMCNGVLIAAQLVWPELNFDTPWLSFGRLRPLHTSLVIFGFAGSAQFAASYYAVQRTCQTRLFSDKLAAFTFWGWQATILIMLVTLPMGLTTTKEYAEIEFTGAVWMAIVWVAYGIVFFTTLTQRKTRHIYVGNWFFGAFIVVIAMLHIVNHLSVPVSWFKSYSIYSGATDAMVQWWYGHNAVGFFLTTGFLGMMYYFVPKQVNRPVYSYRLSIVHFWALITLYIWAGPHHLHYTALPDWAQSLGMVMSIILLAPSWGGMVNGMMTLSGAWHLLRTDPILRFLVVSLAFYGMSTFEGPMMAIKTVNALSHYTDWTIGHVHAGALGWVAMITFGSLYHLIPKVFARESMYSTGMINAHFWLATIGTVLYIASMWVNGITQGLMWRAVNEDGTLTYSFVEALEASHPGFVVRLVGGLCFLAGMLLMALNTWLTLRRPATESHDAAEAAHAG; the protein is encoded by the coding sequence ATGCAATCTGCTGCTCCCCACCCGGCCTACAACTACAAGGTCGTTCGCCAATTCACCATAATGACCCTCTTCTGGGGCGTGGTGGGCATGTGCAACGGCGTGCTCATCGCCGCCCAACTGGTCTGGCCGGAGCTCAATTTCGACACGCCCTGGCTGAGTTTCGGCCGCCTGCGCCCACTGCATACCAGCCTGGTGATCTTCGGCTTCGCCGGCAGCGCGCAGTTCGCTGCCAGCTACTACGCCGTGCAGCGCACCTGCCAGACACGACTGTTTTCCGACAAATTGGCCGCCTTCACCTTCTGGGGCTGGCAGGCGACCATCCTGATCATGCTGGTGACCCTGCCCATGGGCCTGACCACCACCAAGGAATACGCCGAGATCGAATTCACCGGCGCGGTGTGGATGGCCATCGTCTGGGTCGCCTACGGCATCGTCTTCTTCACCACCCTGACGCAGCGCAAGACCCGCCATATCTATGTCGGCAACTGGTTCTTCGGCGCCTTCATCGTGGTCATCGCCATGCTGCACATCGTCAACCACCTGTCGGTGCCGGTGAGCTGGTTCAAGTCCTACTCGATCTACTCCGGTGCCACCGACGCCATGGTGCAGTGGTGGTATGGGCACAACGCGGTGGGCTTCTTCCTCACCACCGGTTTCCTCGGGATGATGTATTACTTCGTGCCCAAGCAGGTGAACCGGCCGGTGTATTCCTACCGTCTGTCGATCGTCCACTTCTGGGCGCTGATCACTCTGTACATCTGGGCCGGCCCGCACCACCTGCACTACACCGCCTTGCCGGACTGGGCGCAGAGCCTGGGTATGGTGATGTCGATCATCCTCCTGGCGCCAAGCTGGGGCGGCATGGTCAACGGCATGATGACGCTGTCCGGTGCCTGGCACCTGCTGCGCACCGACCCGATCCTGCGCTTTCTGGTGGTGTCCCTGGCGTTCTACGGCATGAGCACCTTCGAAGGCCCGATGATGGCGATCAAGACGGTCAACGCCCTGTCCCACTACACCGACTGGACCATCGGCCACGTGCATGCCGGCGCCCTCGGCTGGGTGGCCATGATCACCTTTGGCTCGCTCTATCACCTGATCCCGAAAGTCTTCGCTCGCGAAAGCATGTACAGCACCGGCATGATCAACGCGCACTTCTGGCTGGCGACCATCGGCACCGTTCTGTACATCGCCTCGATGTGGGTAAACGGCATCACCCAGGGTCTGATGTGGCGCGCGGTGAACGAGGACGGCACCCTCACCTACTCCTTCGTCGAGGCGCTGGAGGCCAGTCACCCCGGCTTCGTGGTACGCCTGGTCGGCGGTCTGTGCTTCCTCGCCGGCATGCTGCTGATGGCGCTCAACACCTGGCTGACGCTGCGTCGCCCGGCCACCGAGTCGCACGATGCCGCAGAGGCCGCTCATGCTGGCTGA
- a CDS encoding EAL domain-containing protein — MPSLSSFGRRVRKLWHGADLALVGQRRERRMRMLSSVVMIVMGLLWGLFFSSRGYWAIVIMDVAIVCSGVAVFALTLRNQTRSANLILFGALILIVVASTLLLDPPTLTAPRATHLYLLPVAVGALMAFRDEPLWLRYGMCLLCLLLFVALAASNWRPTDLYALPDDVRIVGSWVQGVSAMALFFLLLHILQSDTAERSELDRDLRAAVRERQFVLYYQPQLNDANRVIGAELLIRWQHPQRGLLAPGEFIDHAENTGLIIPIGQWVLEQTAARLRQWKDDPLFGDLGLAVNISQKQFSQSSFVAEILGLIEHHGIDARRLELELTETLIVHDMEDLTRKMTALVEHGVRFSLDDFGTGFSSLSHLKRLPLSKLKIDRSFICDVLTDANSETIVRTVIALGQSMGMTVIAEGVETEAQRRFLADNGCSQFQGYLLGRPMPLADFCSFVQRHNA; from the coding sequence ATGCCATCACTCTCGAGCTTCGGCAGGCGCGTTCGCAAACTCTGGCATGGTGCAGACCTGGCTCTGGTCGGTCAGCGCCGTGAGCGTCGGATGCGCATGCTGTCGAGCGTGGTGATGATCGTGATGGGCCTGCTCTGGGGGCTGTTCTTTTCCTCTCGCGGCTACTGGGCCATCGTCATCATGGATGTGGCTATCGTCTGCAGCGGTGTAGCGGTTTTCGCGCTGACCCTGCGCAACCAGACGCGCAGCGCCAACCTGATTCTGTTCGGTGCGCTGATCCTTATCGTCGTCGCCTCGACCCTGCTGCTCGATCCGCCGACGCTCACGGCGCCGCGTGCGACTCATCTCTATCTGCTGCCGGTGGCCGTCGGTGCGTTGATGGCCTTCCGCGATGAGCCCCTGTGGCTGCGTTACGGCATGTGCCTGCTCTGTCTGCTGCTGTTCGTTGCACTGGCCGCGTCCAACTGGCGGCCCACCGATCTCTATGCGTTGCCGGACGACGTGCGTATCGTCGGCTCCTGGGTGCAGGGCGTTTCCGCCATGGCGCTGTTTTTCCTGCTCCTGCACATCCTGCAAAGCGATACCGCCGAGCGCTCGGAGCTGGATCGCGACCTGCGCGCGGCCGTGCGTGAGCGGCAGTTCGTGCTGTATTACCAACCGCAGCTCAATGACGCCAACCGGGTGATCGGTGCCGAATTGCTGATTCGCTGGCAGCACCCACAGCGTGGTTTGCTGGCGCCGGGTGAGTTCATCGACCACGCCGAGAACACCGGGTTGATCATCCCCATTGGCCAGTGGGTGCTGGAGCAAACGGCCGCGCGCTTGCGGCAATGGAAGGATGACCCGCTCTTCGGCGACCTGGGCCTGGCGGTGAATATCAGCCAGAAGCAGTTCTCGCAAAGCAGTTTCGTCGCCGAAATTCTCGGTCTGATCGAGCACCACGGTATCGATGCCCGGCGCCTGGAACTGGAGTTGACCGAAACGCTGATCGTGCATGACATGGAAGACCTCACGCGCAAGATGACGGCGCTGGTTGAACATGGCGTGCGCTTCTCGCTGGATGACTTCGGTACCGGCTTTTCTTCCCTCAGCCACCTCAAGCGCCTGCCGCTGAGCAAACTGAAAATCGACCGTTCGTTCATCTGCGACGTGCTCACCGATGCCAACAGCGAAACCATCGTGCGTACGGTGATTGCCCTGGGGCAGAGCATGGGCATGACGGTGATCGCCGAGGGCGTGGAAACTGAGGCGCAGCGGCGGTTTCTGGCTGATAACGGCTGCAGCCAGTTCCAGGGCTACCTGCTTGGCCGGCCAATGCCATTGGCGGACTTCTGCTCCTTCGTGCAGCGCCACAACGCCTGA